The following coding sequences lie in one Silvanigrella aquatica genomic window:
- a CDS encoding M16 family metallopeptidase: MYKLNKFKLLKNISYLCFMSASFNTLAYAQDSLQSSRPIIFSKPTELNWRSINWPSINYSRIPVDGGAAIYSLPSESALKFKINFTFPGGVYSLPKEDRPAYGALIDMLILGGIGNLSFDELQNYTTEYGINLKASLMPNGQLIISADALSSDFSRVLDLLTDMILKPRFDKKALPLWKQQSTDAFKNLLDANTIEKQYRFIDQQSYSIVFGENHYFTSIIERASPAVISKVTDEKVKELYKKEISKNGLNVFLSGSYTQKDLDSVKNLISKIPYLEPSVRTWLPSRDIEAYKGNKIRTEIITKPDMSQCNISLRYYFPKLGKLNSIETTQYDILEEIFSSNGGVVGGDRFSKALRAKSGISYSPHAYFNDTVLFPNTDIGLFNLSFQSPNERIAEAIQLATKTWDDFLKNGITQEELDNTRTALINRMLTSESTVFNKSDEIMMQINRGNLPSINPIEFNLAKLDKQRNLKNVNDTLKKLADQAIVPVLVIMGNPNAEQINQLKNLDNIDIIAINDLEALAKPYNK; the protein is encoded by the coding sequence ATGTATAAATTAAATAAATTTAAACTACTTAAAAATATATCTTATTTATGTTTTATGAGCGCTTCTTTTAACACTCTCGCTTATGCACAAGATTCATTACAAAGCAGCCGTCCCATCATATTTTCAAAACCTACAGAACTCAACTGGCGCTCCATTAATTGGCCAAGCATCAATTACTCCCGAATTCCTGTAGATGGAGGAGCTGCAATCTATAGTCTGCCAAGCGAATCCGCTCTAAAATTTAAAATTAATTTTACTTTTCCTGGTGGAGTTTATTCTCTACCAAAAGAAGACAGACCCGCTTATGGTGCACTTATCGACATGCTTATTTTGGGCGGTATTGGGAATTTAAGTTTTGATGAATTACAAAATTATACAACAGAATATGGAATTAATTTAAAAGCATCATTAATGCCAAATGGGCAATTAATTATTTCAGCTGATGCGCTCAGCTCTGATTTTAGCAGAGTATTAGATTTATTAACAGACATGATCTTAAAGCCGCGCTTTGATAAAAAAGCTCTTCCCCTTTGGAAGCAACAATCTACAGATGCTTTTAAAAACTTACTCGATGCTAATACAATCGAAAAACAATACCGATTTATTGATCAACAGTCTTATTCCATTGTATTTGGAGAAAATCATTATTTTACTTCTATTATAGAAAGAGCTTCACCCGCTGTAATAAGTAAAGTAACAGACGAAAAAGTGAAAGAGCTTTATAAAAAAGAAATTAGTAAAAATGGATTAAACGTATTTCTTTCTGGTTCATATACTCAAAAAGATCTTGATTCTGTTAAAAATTTAATTTCTAAAATTCCTTATTTAGAACCTTCTGTTCGGACTTGGTTACCTTCTCGGGATATTGAAGCATATAAAGGGAATAAAATTAGAACTGAAATCATTACCAAACCCGACATGAGTCAATGTAACATTTCGTTACGTTACTATTTTCCTAAATTAGGTAAATTAAATTCTATTGAAACAACTCAATATGATATATTAGAAGAAATTTTTTCTTCTAATGGAGGTGTTGTTGGTGGCGATCGCTTTTCTAAAGCTTTAAGAGCAAAATCAGGTATTAGTTATTCTCCTCACGCTTACTTTAATGATACGGTTCTATTTCCAAATACGGATATTGGTTTATTTAATCTCTCATTCCAAAGCCCCAATGAACGTATCGCTGAAGCCATTCAACTTGCAACAAAAACGTGGGATGATTTTCTTAAAAATGGAATTACGCAAGAAGAATTAGATAATACAAGAACAGCTCTAATCAATAGAATGCTAACAAGTGAATCCACGGTATTTAATAAATCTGATGAAATTATGATGCAAATAAATCGTGGGAATCTGCCTAGCATCAATCCCATAGAATTTAATCTTGCAAAATTGGATAAGCAAAGAAATTTAAAAAACGTGAACGACACACTAAAAAAACTAGCCGATCAAGCTATCGTTCCCGTCCTTGTCATTATGGGAAATCCTAACGCAGAGCAAATAAATCAACTTAAGAATTTAGACAATATTGATATAATTGCTATTAATGATCTTGAAGCATTAGCAAAGCCGTATAATAAAT